The Antennarius striatus isolate MH-2024 chromosome 11, ASM4005453v1, whole genome shotgun sequence genome window below encodes:
- the myoz1a gene encoding myozenin-1a, producing MSLGKPAPLYKRKKISKIITDLSHVPQDEYESEPEASEFDLGTKIRTPKDIMLEELSLLKNRGSKMFKMRKQRVEKFIYENNPDVFTSDSMDNLQKFVPSLGGQMGGQMINIGGHLLSKEAGQVNYGGMHAGRGVPVPPPKPGSKAAGAGGVGGAGGAGDKGGVSGDAQEKGGKGEGASDWSPLKGGGSDTTKKRSLVKVYVSPWEKAMKGDEILVATMKTTMPGPIKQKDFPKWKSFNRCAMPYGGFEKANQFLKFQLPEAEATKKEPEPVVYQQEISCRPSFNRTPIGWVGSGEPSSIHMETDAVPFDGETDEL from the exons ATGTCTCTGGGAAAACCTGCCCCCCTATACAAGAGGAAAAAGATCTCCAAAATCATCACCGACCTATCACATGTCCCGCAGGATG AGTATGAATCAGAGCCAGAGGCCTCAGAGTTTGACCTGGGAACAAAGATCAGGACTCCCAAAGACATCATGCTGGAAGAGCTTTCCCTGCTGAAGAACCGAGGCTCCAAGATGTTCAAGATGAGGAAACAGAGGGTAGAGAAGTTCATTTATGAGAACAACCCAGATGTCTTTACCAGCGACTCAATG GACAACCTCCAGAAGTTTGTTCCCTCTCTAGGTGGACAGATGGGGGGTCAGATGATAAATATTGGTGGGCATTTACTTAGCAAAGAGGCTGGACAGGTGAATTATGGTGGAATGCATGCTGGTAGAGGGGTCCCTGTGCCTCCTCCAAAGCCTGGAAGTAAAGCAGCGGGGGCaggaggagtgggaggagcaggaggtgcAGGAGATAAAGGAGGTGTGAGTGGGGATGCCCAAGAGAAAGGTGGAAAAGGAGAAGGAGCAAGTGACTGGTCTCCACTGAAAG GAGGTGGAAGCGACACCACTAAGAAGCGCAGTCTGGTGAAGGTATATGTGTCACCATGGGAGAAAGCCATGAAGGGGGATGAAATTCTAGTAGCTACTATGAAAACTACAATGCCTGGTCCCATTAAACAAAAGGATTTCCCCAAGTGGAAAAGCTTCAACAG GTGTGCCATGCCCTATGGCGGCTTTGAAAAGGCCAATCAATTCCTGAAATTCCAGCTGCCAGAGGCTGAGGCGACCAAAAAGGAGCCAGAGCCTGTGGTGTACCAACAGGAAATCAGCTGCCGGCCTTCCTTTAATCGCACTCCAATAGGCTGGGTGGGCAGCGGTGAGCCCAGCAGCATTCATATGGAGACAGATGCTGTGCCTTTTGATGGAGAGACCGACGAgctgtga